From a region of the bacterium genome:
- a CDS encoding PQQ-binding-like beta-propeller repeat protein: MKRASTTSLLLLAMACFAFVASSAFGQGITGGAWPTLHFDYENKRGTFEEGPPLSSQNLTIHWSYEAGYSRSNHIIDSNGRIYCLGTIDGAMGTITALYCINEGLPDEEGCTLPELLWQSLMGAYPNGTWNTGALSPDETRFYFAGRGTGGLALDCYDPNGDPDNMGNALLLFSTPFLGGGSDASDIMIDTNDQRIYVFGNSAGSSVGYGFSIHAFGDFDEGSLVWLYGMDPQTPLGADVCASPALCSSQYTYWDYTPGQAAGGGTYWMGLGQPRTIYAPGADGNLYAMHTIAATTWSPPPILFPPPPPPLGDPAPVNLKWSYEVSSAGSPLVSSPVIVPRMWNFQKDRVEGTPPPDAPAGTPPPVMYNNVGVTTSTIYICDPAGTLLCLEDSWYAEHDWEFLGWSADDPPAPMWQDNNDEYIMGPDIPPPGIAVGAFPRKYTSALRWSYDLGGPTASTPILAGNAIYVQSDHSLHGVDIMTGMDVATNYFGATEGMGLWETSCSADQPPGEWNFTPDGSYEVAPSPAMDGNGLIWMMTSDGWLEVVTSTNNDLMGYLAGDVVFEYHTDSEENHRGLEKVPFHEQVYPHRYMTIACSPIISGGYIYIRGDGRNEDEVSGDLYGTGWVMKIKENVVGRFRFADVDPKVGYTEENRMARLPTVFTYDVDYFDPDCGSVGVYDDEVPHPENPIILYVDGFHTFWRFLEDPFQQYPPYHIDPDNPNRAARPTSLVGPPYGLWEGMIYQLDTGDDDRRLGTYEYISDGSVAAPSLREYIYYNQNGCFNYFFETEDGFGANSPIVSEVYGGPNMCPELYFVKTDVTFDGTISRPKKSVVDLWVWYYDSDEDSPRAREVYLDNIAYTMGGDSVIGNSSVPWEDRYSFHMTTTNDTPSFHFEFTDAPTAVHPDWPRDEVEPCTTRLPEYGQLFTLLLRNGKVTPAVGPPGAYTYSIRFFDPKRRSSGINTGDVGSLNAHMYIDDVQYDMELLPGNGSQFDGLYTYETVYLDYGEHSFWFDFYYEGQMPFYNEPRSRGVLTSDPGNADVERNPPPSIARATAPEFQYVGPTIAKWPSFNRYQDNNSLENEAFGPTMPVMDTLNIGEPVKGTPVIGGSESTIFAGSRDGRVYAIASDFSHVLWQYDTGDYVDCTPALGQEGSIIVASRSGTVFALDTWTGELRWIFSAADIADSSPCVGVNGDVYIGSYSGTFYSIKGRDGTLKWSYNLPTRGAVQCSAAEGTDSTVYFGSYDNYVYAVNSGGLLVWTYETGGMVNSSPSVETNGNVDTVYIGSFDHCLYRLDYDFTVAGFEPMMVWKYDTGAPVQYSSPAIDGHYVYLASDALYAIDKDTGELGWSFVPGGSIFGSITVDSAGVVYFGASDAKLYAVRAPTDPDFVARKEGELAWWENVGSQVWISGVSIAPLGSVGSEGYGTSQYDEGQLFFGCWDGNIYRIANRSFNTPPVLTDPSVSPSIGGSDQSFRFGVHFFDADGDEPLDASVYIDDEAHDMMFTGVGVPSNGGYEYYTDFTLSKGEHTYYFEFTDGNWVGNTPVLLPAAAPEGQFSGPIIDNKPDLTNPGVDPVYGDFSQEFVLSVDFSDPDDDPPVSAVVYIDGKAHALSEPTGEGQTPFNGTYTYTTTGAELGVGDHTYHFEFEYSVNEWVKGPVVGELSDLTVNNSPVLADGTVTPEGGDTSDDYTYSVHYKDIDDQPPARANVVIDGVPHQMSLYSDFDSDGTYRYTMAGELMGYGSHIYYFGFEDTASGATMLPAPPLEPFHGPQVNAIPTLLVGHVSPISGDSDVDFVFSVHFADPDGVRPSEVALVLDGTRYDLILEEGIITDGLYARTISGTQIGLGDDHSFYFEATDDDGSSTRFPEDASESISGPAIVEPGIYIPYWQVRNSTGQDTTLVIGNAGTSQLSSSVDVVVHLYAGLLGMEIDTISHTIAPGEQVKVDLSERFDDQLSHFGCAKVTWDRGSIAVWAMTKNAESQAVSMTLKDPQIRSSYLPYWQVSSDSTIDTLLAISNIGGTSVDLHVDFYDFDGNSVGATTFTIQPRVLRPLWLSDVINDAESAGSAVLIWERGILALWGMIMSEDTSKAFEVSFNQPFSLSADLPYWALQSGGSGRSGLAKINLEMPRFSDGLGDNVSRLVVGSLSGKKGKPVDLDAIREAAHNGSALSSGSLAVGARSWTAETKSADKAPPVLSGFAISPEAPTTLDAVTFSIDYYDEDGDLPLFALVVIDDDNRGMTLEEGQPYDGRYSYQTFLTAGVHRFYFMFSDGEMIVQLPEGTHFTINVTGASQQLDTWLVVTNLTESAGPAIVSLFDLNGNVVGAIQTQLGGLYSSGMLKLSETPVMQGIGSGTISIGAANPLLNVWGVIQSDTFNTGFAINFESRHSRSMFIPYWSINDEYGVDSWVSVTNKGDENGIVVVNLFDNMGELVGIADHEIAPNSMWFMDARDILFSSATKINGRGTVIWEEGQYLLYGAITDLTNRTSYPLAFVQPQVHK, encoded by the coding sequence TGCCTCGCCGGCTCTTTGCAGTAGCCAATACACATATTGGGATTACACACCTGGGCAAGCGGCTGGAGGGGGTACATACTGGATGGGCTTGGGACAACCCAGGACGATTTACGCACCGGGCGCCGATGGCAACCTCTATGCGATGCACACGATTGCTGCCACGACGTGGTCTCCGCCTCCGATATTATTTCCGCCTCCGCCACCCCCGCTAGGCGATCCGGCGCCAGTTAACTTGAAGTGGTCATACGAGGTAAGCAGTGCAGGCTCGCCGCTGGTCAGTTCGCCCGTGATCGTGCCGAGAATGTGGAATTTCCAGAAGGACCGTGTTGAGGGCACGCCGCCCCCAGACGCTCCAGCGGGAACACCGCCGCCGGTTATGTACAACAACGTTGGCGTGACGACGTCCACAATTTATATTTGCGATCCGGCCGGGACTCTTCTGTGTCTCGAGGATTCGTGGTATGCGGAGCACGACTGGGAATTTCTAGGTTGGAGCGCAGATGATCCCCCAGCGCCAATGTGGCAGGACAACAATGACGAGTACATAATGGGCCCGGATATCCCACCTCCTGGGATAGCTGTGGGGGCGTTCCCTCGTAAGTACACATCAGCGCTCAGGTGGTCATACGATCTGGGCGGGCCGACAGCCTCGACGCCGATTCTTGCAGGTAATGCTATTTATGTCCAAAGCGATCACTCGTTGCACGGTGTCGATATCATGACGGGCATGGATGTTGCCACGAACTACTTCGGCGCCACGGAGGGTATGGGGCTGTGGGAAACCTCTTGCTCCGCCGATCAGCCGCCGGGGGAATGGAATTTCACGCCTGACGGAAGCTACGAGGTGGCTCCATCTCCGGCTATGGACGGCAACGGCCTGATCTGGATGATGACGAGCGATGGCTGGCTTGAGGTTGTCACCTCGACGAACAACGATTTGATGGGCTATCTGGCCGGTGATGTCGTTTTTGAATACCACACGGACAGTGAGGAGAATCACCGGGGCCTTGAGAAAGTGCCGTTTCACGAGCAGGTCTATCCCCACCGCTATATGACTATAGCCTGTTCGCCCATAATCTCCGGCGGATACATTTACATCCGTGGCGATGGCCGCAACGAGGACGAAGTCAGTGGCGATCTTTACGGCACTGGCTGGGTGATGAAGATAAAGGAAAACGTTGTGGGCCGGTTCAGGTTTGCGGATGTGGATCCAAAGGTCGGCTACACCGAGGAGAACCGGATGGCCCGGCTGCCGACGGTGTTTACGTATGACGTGGATTATTTCGACCCGGATTGCGGTTCAGTGGGTGTTTATGACGATGAAGTCCCGCATCCGGAGAATCCCATAATCCTGTACGTTGATGGGTTCCATACATTCTGGAGGTTTCTGGAGGACCCCTTCCAACAATACCCGCCGTATCACATCGACCCAGACAATCCTAACCGCGCCGCGCGCCCGACGAGTCTCGTCGGTCCACCTTATGGCTTGTGGGAGGGGATGATTTATCAGCTCGACACTGGCGACGACGATCGCCGGCTGGGGACATACGAGTATATTTCTGACGGTTCGGTCGCGGCCCCGTCACTCCGGGAATACATTTATTACAACCAGAATGGCTGCTTCAACTACTTCTTCGAGACCGAGGATGGCTTTGGTGCGAACTCGCCGATCGTCTCGGAGGTCTATGGGGGGCCGAATATGTGTCCCGAGCTATATTTTGTCAAGACGGATGTTACGTTTGACGGGACGATATCTAGGCCTAAGAAGAGCGTTGTTGACCTTTGGGTTTGGTATTACGACTCTGACGAGGATTCACCCCGGGCTCGAGAGGTCTATCTTGACAACATAGCATATACGATGGGTGGAGACTCCGTGATAGGTAACTCCTCAGTGCCTTGGGAGGATAGGTATTCGTTCCACATGACCACGACGAACGACACGCCGAGCTTCCATTTCGAGTTCACGGACGCCCCGACCGCCGTTCATCCGGATTGGCCGAGGGATGAGGTGGAGCCTTGCACAACGAGGCTGCCCGAATACGGTCAGCTGTTTACACTGCTTCTGCGTAATGGGAAGGTAACACCAGCGGTCGGGCCGCCGGGAGCTTACACTTACAGCATCCGCTTCTTCGACCCGAAGAGGCGCTCGTCCGGCATCAATACCGGTGATGTAGGCTCGCTGAATGCCCACATGTACATCGATGATGTTCAGTATGACATGGAGCTTCTGCCTGGGAACGGTTCGCAGTTCGATGGGCTCTACACCTACGAGACGGTGTATCTGGACTATGGGGAGCACTCGTTCTGGTTTGACTTCTACTACGAGGGCCAGATGCCGTTCTACAACGAGCCTAGGAGCCGCGGCGTGTTGACTTCGGACCCCGGCAACGCTGATGTTGAGAGGAATCCGCCGCCGTCGATCGCAAGGGCGACCGCCCCAGAGTTTCAATATGTAGGGCCGACAATCGCCAAGTGGCCTTCTTTCAACCGGTATCAGGACAATAACTCGCTCGAGAACGAGGCGTTTGGGCCGACGATGCCGGTTATGGATACGCTTAACATAGGCGAGCCCGTCAAGGGCACCCCGGTGATTGGAGGGTCCGAATCGACCATCTTCGCTGGGTCGCGCGATGGCAGGGTGTATGCCATAGCAAGCGATTTTTCGCACGTGTTGTGGCAATACGACACAGGCGACTACGTGGATTGCACGCCGGCTCTTGGGCAAGAGGGCAGCATCATTGTCGCCTCGAGGTCGGGGACAGTCTTTGCGCTGGACACGTGGACAGGCGAGCTGAGGTGGATATTCAGCGCTGCCGATATCGCGGACAGTTCCCCTTGTGTCGGCGTCAACGGCGACGTCTATATAGGCTCTTATTCTGGCACCTTCTACTCCATCAAGGGCCGGGATGGCACGTTGAAGTGGTCCTACAACCTCCCGACGCGTGGCGCGGTGCAGTGCAGTGCGGCGGAGGGGACAGATTCCACTGTCTATTTCGGGTCCTACGATAACTACGTTTATGCCGTCAACTCGGGTGGTCTGTTGGTCTGGACGTATGAGACGGGCGGCATGGTCAACAGCTCGCCTTCAGTGGAGACCAATGGCAACGTGGATACTGTCTATATCGGGTCGTTCGATCACTGCCTCTATCGGCTTGATTATGACTTCACTGTCGCTGGCTTTGAGCCGATGATGGTATGGAAGTACGACACGGGCGCTCCCGTGCAGTACTCTTCGCCGGCGATTGACGGCCACTATGTATATCTCGCGTCAGATGCGCTTTATGCGATTGACAAGGATACTGGAGAGCTTGGATGGTCGTTCGTGCCAGGCGGCTCGATATTTGGTTCCATTACCGTGGACTCTGCGGGCGTAGTCTATTTTGGGGCGAGCGATGCGAAGCTTTACGCAGTCCGGGCGCCTACCGATCCTGATTTCGTTGCGCGCAAAGAGGGCGAGTTAGCCTGGTGGGAGAACGTCGGAAGCCAGGTTTGGATATCTGGCGTGTCGATAGCGCCGCTTGGCAGCGTTGGCAGCGAGGGATACGGAACCAGTCAGTATGATGAGGGTCAGCTGTTCTTCGGCTGTTGGGATGGCAACATCTACAGGATAGCCAACAGGAGCTTCAACACTCCGCCCGTGTTGACCGATCCTTCAGTCTCGCCTTCGATCGGTGGCAGCGACCAGTCGTTCCGCTTCGGCGTGCACTTCTTCGACGCGGATGGCGATGAGCCGCTGGACGCGAGTGTCTATATCGACGACGAGGCTCACGATATGATGTTCACCGGAGTTGGCGTTCCCTCGAATGGTGGATACGAGTACTATACGGATTTCACGCTGTCCAAGGGCGAGCACACCTATTATTTCGAGTTCACAGATGGCAATTGGGTAGGTAACACTCCCGTATTGCTGCCGGCAGCTGCGCCTGAAGGCCAGTTTTCGGGCCCGATCATTGACAACAAGCCGGACCTGACTAATCCGGGAGTCGATCCGGTGTATGGCGACTTCAGCCAGGAGTTTGTATTATCGGTTGATTTCTCTGACCCTGACGATGATCCGCCGGTCTCGGCGGTCGTCTATATCGACGGGAAGGCCCATGCGCTTTCTGAGCCTACCGGCGAGGGCCAGACGCCGTTCAATGGCACCTATACCTATACTACGACTGGTGCGGAGCTGGGCGTCGGCGACCATACATACCACTTCGAGTTCGAGTACTCCGTCAATGAATGGGTCAAAGGCCCAGTGGTTGGTGAGCTGAGTGACCTGACCGTCAACAACTCACCTGTCCTTGCGGACGGAACGGTAACGCCCGAAGGCGGGGACACCTCCGACGATTACACCTATTCTGTCCATTACAAGGACATCGATGACCAGCCGCCAGCGAGAGCAAACGTCGTCATTGACGGTGTGCCTCACCAGATGTCGCTCTACAGCGATTTTGATTCGGACGGCACTTACCGATACACGATGGCGGGCGAGCTGATGGGATATGGTTCGCACATCTATTACTTTGGTTTCGAGGACACCGCGAGCGGGGCTACAATGCTTCCTGCGCCTCCTCTGGAGCCGTTCCATGGTCCTCAGGTCAATGCGATCCCAACGCTTTTGGTTGGCCATGTCTCGCCGATTTCGGGCGACAGTGATGTTGACTTCGTCTTCTCTGTGCACTTCGCTGACCCCGATGGCGTCAGGCCGAGTGAGGTGGCGCTCGTGCTGGATGGGACGCGGTACGATCTAATTCTGGAGGAGGGCATCATTACCGATGGGCTTTACGCACGAACGATAAGCGGGACCCAGATCGGGCTGGGTGATGACCACTCCTTCTATTTTGAGGCAACTGATGACGATGGCTCATCGACAAGGTTCCCCGAGGACGCGAGTGAGTCGATAAGCGGTCCGGCGATCGTTGAGCCGGGGATTTACATCCCGTATTGGCAGGTTAGGAATTCGACGGGGCAGGACACGACTCTTGTGATTGGTAATGCGGGAACCAGTCAGCTCTCGTCGTCGGTGGACGTGGTTGTGCATCTTTATGCTGGGCTGCTGGGTATGGAGATTGACACGATATCGCATACGATAGCGCCGGGCGAGCAGGTCAAGGTTGACCTTTCGGAGCGTTTTGATGATCAGTTGTCGCACTTTGGGTGTGCGAAGGTTACTTGGGACCGTGGCTCGATAGCGGTGTGGGCGATGACAAAGAATGCCGAGTCGCAGGCCGTCTCCATGACGCTCAAGGACCCGCAGATCAGGAGCTCCTATCTGCCTTACTGGCAGGTTTCGAGCGATTCCACGATAGACACGTTGCTCGCCATAAGCAACATCGGCGGGACTTCTGTTGACCTTCACGTCGATTTCTACGATTTCGACGGCAACTCGGTCGGTGCGACGACGTTCACCATACAGCCTAGAGTGCTCCGTCCGCTCTGGCTCAGCGACGTCATCAATGATGCCGAGTCGGCTGGCTCTGCCGTTCTGATTTGGGAACGCGGGATACTAGCGCTTTGGGGTATGATCATGTCGGAGGATACTAGCAAGGCTTTTGAGGTAAGCTTCAATCAGCCATTTTCGTTGTCAGCAGACTTGCCATATTGGGCCTTGCAGTCTGGTGGCTCCGGGCGCAGCGGGCTCGCTAAGATTAATCTGGAGATGCCCCGGTTCTCAGACGGCCTGGGCGACAACGTCTCTCGTCTCGTTGTGGGCTCGCTCTCGGGCAAGAAAGGGAAGCCCGTTGACCTTGATGCGATTCGGGAGGCTGCGCACAATGGGTCCGCCCTGAGCTCTGGCTCCTTGGCTGTGGGGGCGCGGTCTTGGACCGCCGAGACCAAATCCGCGGACAAGGCGCCGCCAGTGTTGAGCGGCTTTGCGATCTCGCCCGAGGCGCCAACGACTCTGGACGCCGTAACGTTCTCGATTGACTATTACGATGAGGACGGTGATTTGCCGCTCTTCGCGCTGGTCGTGATCGATGACGACAACCGAGGGATGACTCTTGAGGAGGGCCAACCTTATGATGGTCGTTACTCATACCAGACGTTCCTTACGGCGGGCGTGCATAGGTTCTATTTCATGTTCTCGGACGGCGAGATGATAGTGCAGCTGCCGGAGGGCACGCACTTCACCATCAATGTGACCGGAGCCTCCCAGCAGCTGGATACGTGGCTGGTAGTGACTAACCTGACGGAGAGCGCAGGCCCCGCAATTGTGAGTTTGTTTGACCTCAACGGCAACGTTGTGGGTGCTATCCAGACACAGCTTGGAGGTCTGTACAGTTCGGGGATGCTCAAGCTGAGCGAGACACCCGTCATGCAAGGCATCGGCAGTGGCACTATCTCCATAGGCGCCGCCAATCCACTCTTGAACGTCTGGGGTGTTATCCAGAGTGATACGTTCAACACCGGGTTCGCCATCAACTTCGAGTCGAGGCACAGCCGGTCGATGTTCATCCCGTATTGGTCGATCAATGATGAGTATGGCGTTGATAGCTGGGTCTCGGTCACTAACAAGGGCGATGAAAATGGCATCGTTGTCGTCAACTTGTTCGATAACATGGGCGAGCTCGTCGGGATAGCCGATCACGAGATCGCGCCCAACAGCATGTGGTTTATGGACGCCAGGGACATATTGTTCTCGAGCGCGACCAAGATAAACGGTCGAGGGACGGTCATTTGGGAAGAGGGCCAATACCTATTGTATGGTGCCATAACAGACCTTACCAACAGGACGAGTTATCCTTTGGCGTTTGTGCAGCCACAAGTTCACAAATGA